The Thermodesulfobacteriota bacterium genome includes a region encoding these proteins:
- a CDS encoding ATP-binding protein has product MHINLKLGQKIFFFLAVVIFIISIIEIVAYNSLQRIDNRLKFVEMADDLTKNILEMRRLEKNYFLYHDETSLAEVLEYVYRIHDLSYNLRKEVIEVAGLKMFATFQHNLEMYKQNVESLLRDGPVKSRQANELRITGRQLYEFTKDLVRHERLEISSLLERYQKLSLGAIVFIVFFAAVSYSLVRRHIVKPLGQIEATTRKIANGDFSFVPEIKSHDEVGSCIETFNRMVKELKENQDMLVQTKKLASLGTLTSGVAHEINNPLNNISTSCQILIEELDSSDKDYLRKLLRNISVQADKARDLVRNLLEFSREKVFAIDRVRLRELVEDSLELVQSDLSSNVETSVQIADDIPDPMVDRSRLQQAFLNIILNAIHAMPDGGTLSVKARTEDGAVFIDISDTGVGIPPENLNKIFDPFFTTKEVGQGTGLGLSVSYGIVKKHGGRLTVKSKEGKGTIFTIALPLEQKKMEKAVV; this is encoded by the coding sequence ATGCATATCAATCTAAAACTGGGTCAAAAGATATTCTTTTTCTTGGCAGTAGTCATCTTTATTATCTCGATTATAGAGATTGTAGCTTACAACAGCCTCCAGCGGATTGATAACAGGTTGAAATTCGTGGAGATGGCTGACGATCTCACAAAAAACATACTCGAAATGCGGAGGTTGGAGAAAAATTACTTTCTGTACCATGACGAGACCAGTCTGGCGGAGGTCTTAGAGTACGTCTATCGCATTCATGACCTGAGCTATAACTTGCGTAAAGAAGTTATCGAAGTAGCCGGCCTTAAGATGTTCGCAACCTTTCAGCACAATCTGGAGATGTACAAACAGAATGTCGAAAGCCTTCTCAGAGATGGGCCTGTGAAGAGCAGGCAAGCAAACGAATTGCGGATCACCGGGCGTCAGCTCTACGAATTCACCAAGGACCTCGTACGTCATGAAAGGCTGGAAATCAGTTCGTTATTGGAACGATATCAAAAACTCTCCCTTGGAGCTATAGTATTTATTGTATTCTTTGCCGCTGTATCCTACTCTCTGGTTCGCCGTCACATCGTAAAACCGCTCGGCCAGATCGAGGCAACAACCCGCAAGATAGCCAACGGAGATTTCAGTTTTGTACCCGAGATCAAGTCACACGATGAGGTAGGCTCCTGCATAGAAACCTTTAATCGCATGGTCAAAGAGCTTAAGGAAAATCAGGACATGCTCGTACAGACCAAAAAGCTGGCTTCTCTGGGCACCCTGACCTCCGGAGTGGCCCATGAGATTAACAATCCCTTAAACAACATCTCCACGTCCTGTCAAATCCTTATCGAGGAGCTCGATTCTTCGGATAAGGATTATCTCCGCAAACTCTTGCGGAATATCAGTGTCCAGGCGGACAAGGCCAGAGATTTAGTCCGGAATCTCCTGGAATTTTCCCGGGAGAAGGTATTTGCAATCGATCGCGTGCGATTAAGGGAACTAGTGGAAGACAGCCTTGAGCTCGTCCAGAGTGATCTCTCCAGCAATGTGGAGACCAGCGTCCAGATCGCGGATGATATCCCCGATCCCATGGTGGACAGGAGCCGCCTGCAACAGGCTTTTCTCAATATAATTCTGAACGCCATTCATGCCATGCCCGACGGCGGAACATTGTCTGTTAAGGCCCGTACCGAAGATGGTGCGGTGTTTATTGATATCTCTGATACGGGGGTCGGCATTCCTCCGGAAAACCTAAATAAGATATTTGACCCGTTCTTCACCACCAAGGAAGTCGGTCAAGGTACCGGACTTGGCCTTTCGGTAAGCTATGGTATAGTA
- a CDS encoding ferredoxin: MAKEFYIAAEDCLACGSCAELCPDCFRFEEGAMEHAEVTSFDCPEEKVQEAMDNCPGQCIFWKE; this comes from the coding sequence ATGGCTAAGGAATTTTACATCGCGGCCGAGGACTGCCTGGCCTGCGGATCATGTGCGGAACTGTGCCCTGATTGCTTTCGTTTTGAAGAAGGGGCTATGGAACATGCAGAGGTAACCAGTTTTGACTGTCCCGAAGAGAAGGTTCAGGAAGCCATGGATAATTGCCCGGGCCAGTGCATCTTCTGGAAAGAATAA
- the nikR gene encoding nickel-responsive transcriptional regulator NikR, protein MSDIIRFGISIPADLIASFDQFIAERHYTNRSEAIRDLIREKLVQREWDAKIKGKQVIGTITSVYDHHKRELLNKLTDLQHDFHEHIISSQHIHLDHHNCLEVIIVRGEAEKVRQLADKINALKGIKHSQLTMTTSGLDLK, encoded by the coding sequence ATGAGTGATATCATCCGGTTTGGAATATCCATCCCGGCCGATCTGATTGCCTCCTTCGATCAATTTATAGCGGAACGCCATTATACAAACCGTTCCGAGGCCATCCGCGACCTGATACGTGAAAAACTGGTACAGCGGGAATGGGATGCGAAGATCAAAGGCAAACAGGTAATCGGAACCATTACCTCTGTCTATGACCACCACAAGCGGGAATTACTGAATAAACTGACGGACCTGCAGCATGATTTCCATGAACATATCATCTCGTCGCAACATATTCATCTCGACCACCATAACTGTCTGGAGGTTATCATCGTCCGGGGTGAGGCGGAGAAGGTACGCCAACTGGCGGATAAGATTAACGCCCTTAAAGGCATTAAACATAGTCAATTAACCATGACCACATCCGGACTGGATCTCAAATAA
- a CDS encoding HDOD domain-containing protein: protein MIKKQLIEWLKSGKDIPVLSCTATKVMKIAVDGATAQELAKVILESPALTSKVLRLVNSPFYGLSQKVSTIQHAIALLGFKMVCNLVLSISIVEAFALKKKGRFDHKRFCRDAFCSAAAADMIARECGCQEPEEVFVLGLLHDIGVLVMATYQPELFDTVLAKKEASGQPMKAIEQEILGIDHTELGEIIAEQWCLPPAMSLTIRCHHNPDLMVSDHIHAQKLCRIIYLSDIMLEIFRGENGYRTAQFSREANRFFKFTQDQISSLLNSFVTRVKGLADVFEINASDIRDYYQILQEANTKLGKINIEYDVLVKKLHQQQEKLAIESARVQESEEKYRQLFENASDAIAILDPGGNLLEVNKKFFEMSGYSREEIAALSLQNLFSVHDVDNFLKSLGLLKKQGVLLKPLNLVVVTKEGKEQNIEVKLSCLCKDGSQTGFQAIIRDITHRKKEEEIRIQQEKLKAVIEMAGAAAHELAQPMTALLGITELLMLKIAPEDPNYQTINTIYKQVHKMAETTQKISRITRYIIKEFPGGIKIVDINEASKPSLNDSNKKTSFN from the coding sequence ATGATCAAGAAGCAATTGATCGAATGGCTTAAATCAGGAAAGGACATACCTGTTCTCTCATGTACAGCCACCAAAGTGATGAAAATAGCCGTGGACGGGGCTACCGCTCAGGAATTAGCCAAGGTCATCCTGGAATCGCCGGCCCTTACGTCCAAGGTCTTGCGCCTTGTTAACTCGCCCTTTTATGGCCTCTCACAAAAGGTCTCCACCATCCAGCACGCTATTGCCCTCCTGGGGTTCAAGATGGTCTGTAATCTGGTGCTGAGCATTTCCATCGTCGAGGCCTTTGCCTTGAAGAAAAAGGGAAGATTTGATCACAAGAGGTTTTGTCGCGATGCCTTTTGTTCGGCAGCAGCCGCAGATATGATTGCCCGCGAATGTGGTTGCCAGGAACCGGAAGAGGTCTTTGTGCTCGGGCTCTTACACGATATCGGTGTGCTGGTCATGGCTACCTATCAGCCTGAACTTTTTGATACGGTCTTAGCAAAAAAAGAGGCATCCGGACAGCCCATGAAGGCTATTGAGCAGGAGATTCTGGGCATCGATCATACAGAGTTGGGAGAAATCATCGCAGAGCAATGGTGCCTGCCTCCTGCCATGAGCCTTACTATAAGGTGCCACCATAATCCGGATCTGATGGTCAGTGACCACATCCACGCCCAAAAACTGTGCCGGATCATCTATCTCTCGGATATTATGCTGGAGATATTCAGGGGAGAAAACGGGTATAGAACAGCCCAATTCTCCCGGGAAGCAAACCGCTTCTTTAAGTTCACACAGGATCAGATAAGTTCACTCCTGAATTCCTTTGTAACCAGGGTCAAGGGCCTGGCCGATGTTTTTGAGATCAATGCATCTGATATCAGGGACTATTATCAGATACTTCAGGAGGCGAATACTAAGCTCGGAAAGATTAACATAGAATATGATGTCTTAGTCAAAAAACTTCACCAGCAACAGGAAAAGCTGGCGATTGAATCGGCCCGGGTTCAGGAGTCGGAAGAGAAATACAGGCAACTCTTTGAAAATGCCTCCGATGCCATAGCCATTCTGGATCCCGGTGGAAATCTGCTGGAAGTAAACAAGAAATTTTTTGAAATGTCGGGCTACAGCAGGGAAGAAATAGCCGCCCTATCCCTACAGAACCTGTTTTCCGTGCATGACGTGGATAACTTCTTGAAAAGTCTGGGTCTTCTGAAAAAACAGGGCGTCCTTTTAAAGCCTCTCAACCTGGTTGTGGTGACAAAAGAGGGTAAAGAGCAGAATATCGAGGTCAAGTTAAGCTGTCTATGTAAAGATGGCAGTCAGACCGGTTTTCAGGCCATTATACGGGATATAACTCATAGAAAAAAAGAAGAAGAGATAAGGATTCAGCAGGAAAAATTAAAGGCTGTAATAGAAATGGCCGGGGCTGCTGCCCATGAACTGGCTCAGCCCATGACCGCCCTTCTGGGGATAACGGAACTCTTAATGCTCAAGATAGCGCCGGAAGATCCAAACTATCAGACTATAAACACCATCTACAAGCAAGTACATAAAATGGCTGAGACGACACAAAAAATAAGCAGGATTACCAGATATATCATCAAAGAGTTCCCCGGGGGCATCAAGATAGTAGATATTAATGAGGCATCCAAACCCTCCCTGAACGATTCCAATAAAAAAACATCGTTTAATTAG
- a CDS encoding transketolase has product MKFKLDINKEALTVEEKKSLEVMWRNCARRIILSTTLAGSGHPGGSLSSLHLLIMLYSIIRHNPVDPRWPKRDRVVISMGHISPAAYSVLSEFGYFSEERFLLEFRKAGSPFAGHVEQGVPGIEWNTGNLGQGLSAAAAMALASKLKKQDNLVFCLMGDGEQQKGQVCEARRFAFKYQLSNLIAIVDRNRLQIGGDTQEVMPQNLRAEYKANGWNVIYLEDGHDVEDIFAALRKIKNSETENPHLPTAIIARTTMGKGVSFMENRSKYHGQTLGLEEAQKALGELGFTDDPSLWMEKRKKNRILSPSTHYTPPLPSIDSGAPITYEAGKMTDNRSAYGAALLDLAKTNNIRGRCPKILGFSCDLEGSVKMDKFRDLCPEAFFEAGIQEHHAASIAGAMSREGFISFFSTFGVFGVGETYNQHRLNDINETSLKLVCTHLGLDVGEDGPTHQCIDYIGLLYNLFNFSIFLPADPNQTDRIIRYVAANPGNHFVGMGRSKVPVITDKKGKPFFGPAHKFEPGEADWLRRGKDGCIISYGAMIPRALAATDILQEKYGLAVSLLNMASIKPLDRRSVIKAAQTGVLVTVEDHNVYTGLGKIVGDVLAEKGIKVHFAKLGVTGYGASGIPDDLYRMQGLDPVSIARTVKRLVRK; this is encoded by the coding sequence GTGAAATTTAAACTGGATATCAACAAGGAAGCCTTGACTGTAGAAGAAAAAAAATCTTTAGAAGTTATGTGGAGAAATTGCGCCCGGCGCATAATCCTGAGCACAACCCTGGCCGGCAGCGGACACCCGGGCGGGTCTCTTTCCTCGCTGCATTTATTAATCATGCTTTATTCCATAATCAGACATAACCCCGTTGATCCGCGCTGGCCTAAACGGGATCGCGTAGTAATCAGTATGGGCCACATATCACCCGCGGCCTACAGTGTCTTAAGTGAGTTCGGCTACTTTTCTGAGGAGCGCTTTTTACTCGAATTCCGCAAGGCCGGGTCACCCTTTGCCGGACATGTGGAACAGGGCGTACCGGGAATAGAATGGAACACCGGAAATCTGGGACAGGGACTCTCCGCCGCCGCTGCCATGGCCCTGGCCTCTAAACTCAAAAAGCAGGACAATCTGGTCTTCTGCCTTATGGGTGACGGGGAGCAACAAAAAGGCCAGGTCTGCGAGGCCAGACGGTTTGCCTTCAAATATCAACTATCCAACCTCATCGCCATCGTTGACCGTAACAGGCTGCAAATCGGCGGCGATACCCAGGAGGTCATGCCGCAAAACCTTCGTGCCGAATACAAAGCTAATGGATGGAATGTTATTTACCTGGAAGACGGTCATGATGTGGAAGATATCTTTGCCGCACTACGGAAGATCAAAAACAGCGAAACAGAAAATCCCCACCTGCCGACTGCAATTATTGCCCGCACCACAATGGGCAAGGGCGTCTCCTTTATGGAAAATCGCAGCAAATACCACGGACAAACGCTGGGATTAGAAGAGGCGCAAAAGGCCTTGGGCGAGTTGGGCTTTACTGACGATCCTTCCCTGTGGATGGAAAAAAGAAAGAAAAACCGAATCCTTTCCCCCTCAACCCATTATACGCCTCCCCTTCCGTCGATTGATAGCGGCGCTCCCATAACTTATGAGGCCGGGAAAATGACCGACAACCGTTCCGCCTATGGAGCCGCCCTACTGGACTTGGCGAAGACTAACAATATCCGCGGCCGCTGCCCGAAAATTCTGGGCTTTTCCTGTGACCTGGAGGGATCGGTCAAGATGGATAAGTTCCGCGACCTATGCCCGGAGGCCTTTTTTGAGGCCGGCATCCAGGAGCATCATGCGGCGTCCATTGCCGGGGCTATGAGCAGAGAAGGGTTTATCAGTTTCTTCAGCACCTTCGGGGTCTTCGGCGTGGGAGAGACATATAACCAGCATCGCTTAAATGACATAAACGAGACCTCCCTCAAGCTCGTATGCACCCACCTGGGGCTGGACGTGGGTGAAGACGGGCCTACCCACCAGTGCATCGATTATATTGGACTTCTTTACAATCTCTTTAACTTTTCCATCTTTCTCCCCGCAGACCCGAACCAGACCGACCGGATTATCCGGTATGTGGCGGCTAATCCAGGGAATCACTTTGTCGGGATGGGGCGGTCTAAGGTACCGGTTATAACCGATAAAAAGGGCAAACCGTTCTTTGGCCCTGCCCATAAGTTTGAACCGGGAGAGGCTGACTGGCTGCGCAGGGGTAAGGACGGCTGTATTATAAGCTACGGAGCCATGATCCCCCGTGCCTTGGCCGCAACAGACATCTTGCAGGAAAAATATGGCCTGGCCGTCAGCTTGCTCAATATGGCCTCTATCAAGCCCCTTGACCGGCGCAGCGTGATCAAGGCTGCACAGACCGGGGTCCTGGTAACAGTAGAAGACCATAATGTCTATACCGGCTTAGGTAAAATCGTAGGAGATGTCCTGGCTGAAAAAGGTATAAAAGTGCACTTCGCAAAATTAGGTGTAACCGGATATGGGGCATCGGGCATCCCGGACGATTTATACCGTATGCAGGGTCTGGATCCGGTCTCTATAGCCAGAACCGTTAAACGCCTGGTTAGGAAGTAA
- a CDS encoding sigma-54 dependent transcriptional regulator: MESILIVDDEKNYLIVLKELLSEENYEVVTAENAPQALEIFKESDFDLVLTDMKMPNMDGIELLENIRSVNSEIPVIVMTAYATVEKAVKAMKKGAFDYVTKPFQNEELKITVRKAIDLYKLRRENLNLRHEVSRKYQFGNIIGKSPAMLKLYEMIEKVADTKATVLITGETGTGKELVAKAVHYNSPRKNNAFVSVNCAAIPETLLESELFGHEKGSFTGAIAMRKGRFELADGGTIFLDEIAEMPAALQAKLLRALQEMEFERVGGTKTLKIDVRVIAASNKDPKKEVETGNLREDLYYRLNVVRLHLPPLRERPGDIPLLAAHFLNKYGQAVGKSHLEILPAAMRQLYTRSWPGNVRELEHVIERAVILASGHEITPADMASESQEAENIDLDIDRFIPMQVKLNEALEDVEAKMIKRALARAGNVQAHAAAMLGITKSLLQYKMKKYNI, encoded by the coding sequence ATGGAAAGCATACTGATCGTGGATGACGAAAAAAACTATTTAATTGTGCTAAAAGAACTGCTATCCGAAGAAAATTATGAGGTCGTAACCGCCGAAAATGCCCCACAGGCGTTGGAAATATTTAAGGAATCTGACTTTGATCTGGTGCTGACGGACATGAAGATGCCCAACATGGATGGCATAGAACTCCTGGAAAACATCCGGTCTGTTAACAGCGAAATCCCGGTAATTGTCATGACCGCCTATGCCACGGTAGAAAAGGCGGTCAAGGCCATGAAGAAAGGGGCGTTTGATTACGTCACCAAGCCTTTTCAGAATGAGGAGTTGAAGATAACCGTCCGCAAGGCAATCGACCTCTATAAGCTAAGACGCGAGAATCTGAACCTCAGACACGAAGTAAGCCGCAAATATCAATTCGGGAATATCATAGGCAAGAGCCCGGCTATGCTTAAACTCTATGAGATGATTGAAAAGGTAGCCGACACCAAGGCTACCGTACTCATCACCGGTGAAACCGGCACCGGTAAGGAACTGGTAGCCAAGGCTGTCCATTATAATAGCCCGCGTAAAAATAATGCCTTTGTCTCTGTAAACTGTGCCGCCATCCCGGAAACCCTCCTGGAAAGCGAGCTTTTCGGCCACGAAAAAGGCTCTTTTACCGGCGCTATAGCGATGCGTAAGGGGCGTTTTGAACTGGCGGACGGAGGCACTATTTTTCTGGATGAAATAGCCGAGATGCCAGCAGCCTTACAGGCCAAACTGCTGAGGGCCCTGCAGGAGATGGAGTTTGAACGCGTAGGGGGTACAAAAACGCTCAAAATAGATGTACGGGTTATTGCCGCCTCCAACAAGGACCCCAAAAAAGAGGTCGAAACAGGTAACCTGAGGGAAGACCTCTATTATCGCCTCAACGTGGTACGCCTGCATTTACCCCCTTTGCGGGAAAGACCCGGTGATATTCCTCTACTCGCCGCACATTTCCTGAATAAATACGGTCAGGCAGTCGGTAAGAGTCATCTGGAAATACTTCCGGCAGCCATGCGTCAACTCTACACCAGATCCTGGCCGGGCAATGTGCGCGAACTGGAGCATGTCATCGAACGGGCGGTTATTCTGGCCTCCGGCCACGAGATAACACCGGCCGATATGGCTTCAGAATCACAGGAAGCAGAAAACATCGACCTGGACATAGACCGTTTTATCCCCATGCAGGTCAAACTAAACGAGGCATTGGAAGACGTGGAGGCCAAGATGATAAAAAGGGCGCTGGCCCGCGCCGGAAATGTGCAGGCCCATGCCGCTGCCATGCTGGGAATTACCAAAAGCCTGTTGCAATACAAGATGAAAAAATACAATATCTAA
- a CDS encoding PAS domain S-box protein, whose translation MKTSFFKKSIRNRILLGILAVPALSVLIFIPWSLNFIDKTALKQAQEKVEFDLNSSRVIYNGELYHLSRLILYQSLRTSITNEIFSGKPGPLKKELGKLKDLEKVDILLATDNKGRVVARAGISEVQGDDLSTDKLISRALKGQCVYATDLLPLERLAREGGDLAERACIEIIPTPRAKPKPRPRRLDSGMVLAAAQPVMADGKVAGTLYTAQLLNRNFDIVDKTRDTVYRDRLYKGRMVGTSTIFQGEVRISTNVQTRDGRRAIGTCISAEVGEACLEKGERWIGRAFVVHDWYITAYEPIYDLDKKTIGILYVGTLESPYVGLKDELFTQIVLFVIGITPFGVVISIFVSKKIVRPIKELAVATEKIAEGDYTRRAIIESPDEVGMLASSFNRMTESIQAKTEALNEAQKSLYNYSKNLEELVKERTERLLATEMRYTNLFEIANDAFFTIDRNYIFTSINSYGENLTGYSREDMTGKMHLLDIVHPDERDLVRNKIERVIAGKAATVGIAFRLIDKTRTEKIIEMHISVLKEGKAGAGILGIARDVTERRKLEEDVSRTRDELQVLFNSITDGIDVVDRDYNVIKANEGMARQRGIPVQDMIGRKCYEIFYKRQKPCEGCVVEETFKTGKTYFKTRERTRSNGTVVSADVFTFPIFDHEDRIIQVVEYSRDVTEKKQLEQQLLQAQKMESIGVLAGGIAHDFNNLLSGILGYASLLKTRTREGDSLYKYADTIEQSAVKAARLTRQLLTFSRGDKSRTEPVNINKIAEETLQLLERTIDRSIRIHKEFSPDIWAMEADPSQMEQVLLNICINARDAMPTGGILTIKTENVTLNDEPLADYPETATGNYVKITISDTGTGIARDIQHKIFDPFFSTKDKRKGTGLGLSVVYGVIKNHGGFINLKSEPMKGTTFEIYIPASTNIAAPSDSAASVKESRGGHENILLVDDEEVVRDLGREVLESYGYKVIPAADGIEAVSIYEKQKDGIDLIILDMIMPRMGGIETFERLQAVNPAVKVIVSSGYSSDGHYQAVVQKGAKGFIQKPYKIDELIRMVRQALDES comes from the coding sequence GTGAAAACAAGCTTTTTCAAAAAGTCCATACGTAACCGGATCCTTCTGGGTATATTGGCGGTCCCGGCCCTTTCTGTCCTCATCTTCATCCCCTGGAGCCTGAACTTTATCGACAAGACCGCACTAAAACAGGCCCAGGAAAAAGTGGAGTTTGACCTCAATTCTTCCCGCGTTATTTATAACGGCGAGCTTTATCACCTGTCCAGGTTAATACTCTATCAATCCCTGCGGACTTCCATAACTAATGAAATATTTAGCGGCAAACCGGGACCCTTGAAAAAGGAACTGGGAAAGTTAAAGGACCTGGAAAAGGTCGATATCCTCCTGGCCACCGACAATAAAGGACGGGTAGTGGCCCGGGCCGGAATCTCAGAGGTACAGGGTGATGACCTCTCCACAGATAAACTGATATCAAGGGCGCTGAAGGGACAGTGCGTTTATGCCACAGACCTCCTCCCCTTAGAAAGACTGGCCCGGGAGGGAGGAGACCTGGCAGAACGGGCTTGCATTGAGATAATTCCCACACCACGGGCCAAACCGAAGCCCAGACCAAGGCGCCTCGACAGCGGCATGGTGCTGGCAGCGGCTCAACCGGTTATGGCCGACGGCAAGGTAGCAGGAACGCTCTATACTGCACAACTCCTCAACCGCAACTTTGATATTGTGGACAAAACCAGAGATACGGTTTACCGGGATCGGCTCTATAAAGGCCGCATGGTAGGCACCTCGACTATCTTCCAGGGCGAAGTGAGGATTTCGACCAATGTCCAGACAAGGGACGGCCGGCGGGCCATCGGCACCTGTATATCGGCCGAGGTCGGCGAGGCCTGCCTGGAAAAAGGTGAGCGCTGGATCGGCCGGGCCTTTGTGGTCCACGACTGGTACATCACGGCCTATGAGCCTATCTACGACCTCGATAAAAAGACTATCGGCATACTTTATGTGGGAACGCTGGAGTCGCCCTATGTCGGTTTAAAGGATGAGCTATTTACCCAGATCGTCCTCTTCGTCATAGGTATTACCCCCTTTGGGGTGGTGATCTCTATATTTGTCTCCAAGAAGATAGTACGACCCATAAAAGAACTTGCTGTTGCTACAGAGAAAATTGCCGAAGGCGACTACACCAGACGGGCTATCATAGAAAGTCCGGACGAAGTCGGGATGCTGGCCTCCTCTTTCAATCGTATGACGGAAAGTATCCAGGCCAAGACTGAGGCCCTGAATGAGGCGCAAAAAAGTCTCTATAATTACTCCAAAAATCTGGAAGAGTTGGTTAAAGAACGGACCGAACGGCTTCTGGCTACAGAGATGCGCTATACTAACCTCTTCGAGATAGCCAATGACGCCTTTTTCACGATAGACAGAAATTATATCTTTACCTCTATCAACAGCTACGGAGAAAATCTAACCGGATATTCCCGGGAGGATATGACAGGAAAAATGCATCTCCTGGACATCGTCCATCCCGATGAACGGGATCTGGTAAGGAATAAAATCGAAAGGGTCATTGCCGGTAAGGCCGCAACAGTGGGAATCGCTTTCCGCTTAATAGATAAGACCCGTACCGAAAAAATCATAGAAATGCATATTTCCGTACTGAAGGAAGGCAAGGCTGGCGCCGGGATACTGGGCATCGCCAGGGATGTGACCGAACGAAGGAAACTGGAAGAGGATGTGTCCCGCACCAGGGATGAACTTCAGGTGCTCTTTAACAGCATCACCGATGGCATAGACGTCGTGGACAGAGATTACAACGTTATCAAGGCCAATGAAGGTATGGCCAGACAACGTGGCATACCCGTGCAGGACATGATTGGGCGCAAGTGTTACGAAATTTTCTACAAACGTCAAAAGCCGTGCGAGGGTTGTGTGGTTGAGGAGACCTTTAAGACGGGCAAAACATACTTTAAGACACGGGAGCGGACCAGAAGCAACGGGACGGTAGTCAGCGCCGACGTATTTACCTTCCCCATATTCGACCATGAAGACCGGATAATACAGGTGGTAGAGTATTCCCGTGATGTTACAGAAAAAAAACAGCTGGAACAGCAGCTCCTGCAGGCACAAAAGATGGAAAGTATAGGGGTGTTGGCCGGAGGGATTGCCCATGATTTCAATAACCTGCTCTCCGGGATACTGGGTTATGCCTCGCTCCTTAAAACCAGGACCCGGGAGGGAGATTCTTTATATAAGTATGCCGATACCATTGAGCAATCAGCGGTCAAGGCCGCCCGTTTGACCCGGCAATTACTGACCTTCAGTCGTGGGGATAAATCCCGTACAGAACCTGTAAATATAAATAAGATTGCCGAGGAAACCCTTCAACTCCTGGAAAGAACTATCGATAGAAGCATCCGGATACATAAGGAATTCTCGCCGGATATATGGGCCATGGAAGCAGACCCCTCTCAGATGGAACAGGTTCTCCTCAACATCTGCATAAATGCCCGGGATGCCATGCCCACCGGGGGCATCCTAACGATCAAGACGGAAAATGTAACGCTTAACGACGAACCCCTGGCCGATTACCCGGAGACAGCCACAGGCAATTACGTCAAGATTACCATTTCCGATACCGGCACCGGGATAGCCAGGGATATCCAGCACAAGATATTCGATCCATTTTTTAGCACCAAGGACAAGAGGAAGGGAACGGGCCTGGGGTTATCCGTAGTCTATGGCGTGATCAAAAATCATGGGGGGTTCATCAACCTCAAAAGCGAACCCATGAAGGGCACAACCTTTGAGATCTATATCCCGGCGTCAACTAACATAGCTGCCCCATCAGACTCAGCCGCATCAGTAAAGGAATCAAGGGGCGGGCATGAAAATATCCTCTTGGTAGATGACGAGGAGGTAGTAAGGGACCTGGGCAGGGAAGTCCTTGAGAGCTACGGATATAAAGTTATACCGGCGGCTGACGGCATCGAAGCCGTTAGTATCTATGAGAAACAAAAAGACGGAATTGACTTGATTATTCTGGACATGATCATGCCCAGGATGGGTGGTATCGAGACCTTTGAACGGCTACAAGCCGTCAACCCGGCAGTCAAAGTTATCGTCTCCAGCGGTTATAGCTCAGACGGGCACTATCAAGCCGTAGTCCAAAAAGGCGCTAAAGGATTTATCCAGAAGCCTTACAAGATCGACGAATTAATAAGAATGGTCCGCCAGGCCCTGGACGAGAGTTGA